One segment of Aquimarina sp. BL5 DNA contains the following:
- the ilvD gene encoding dihydroxy-acid dehydratase produces MSINKYSKQVTQDDTQPAAQAMLHAIGLTDEDFKKPLVGIASTGYEGNPCNMHLNDLAKLVKQGTKEADVVGLIFNTIGVSDGISMGTPGMRFSLPSRDVIADSMETVVQAMSYDGMVTVVGCDKNMPGALMAMIRLNRPSILVYGGTIASGLHAGKKLDVVSAFEAWGEKVAGTITQNEYKNVIEKACPGAGACGGMYTANTMASAIEALGMSLPYNSSNPAISNNKEEESIAAGRAMRTLLEKDIKPLDIVTKKSLENAIRLVTILGGSTNAVLHFLAIARAADVEFTLADFQRISDETPFLADLKPSGKYLMEDVHEVGGIPAVLKYLLKKGLLHGDCLTVTGNTLAENLLDVPDLSEGQDVIKSLENPIKPTGHLRIMFGNLAEDGCVAKITGKEGLRFQGKAIVFNSEYDANDGIRDGKVEKGNVVVIRYEGPKGGPGMPEMLKPTAAIMGAGLGKEVALITDGRFSGGTHGFVVGHITPEAQEGGLIGLVEDGDIITIDAETNSITVAIEEEEIKRRKASWVQPPLKFSKGVLYKYANTVSSASQGCVTDEF; encoded by the coding sequence ATGAGCATTAATAAATATAGTAAGCAAGTTACACAAGACGATACGCAACCAGCAGCACAAGCAATGCTTCATGCGATAGGTTTAACTGATGAGGACTTTAAAAAACCATTAGTTGGTATCGCCAGTACAGGTTATGAAGGGAATCCCTGTAATATGCATCTTAATGATTTAGCAAAGCTAGTAAAGCAAGGAACGAAAGAAGCGGATGTAGTAGGATTGATATTTAATACGATTGGTGTTAGCGATGGTATTTCTATGGGAACACCAGGAATGCGTTTCTCATTACCATCTAGAGATGTAATAGCAGATTCTATGGAAACTGTTGTCCAAGCCATGTCTTATGATGGAATGGTAACAGTAGTAGGCTGTGATAAAAATATGCCAGGTGCTTTAATGGCAATGATCAGATTAAATCGACCGTCGATTTTAGTGTATGGAGGTACGATTGCTTCTGGATTGCATGCAGGAAAGAAACTGGATGTAGTTTCAGCTTTTGAAGCCTGGGGAGAAAAAGTAGCTGGAACCATCACACAAAACGAGTATAAAAATGTAATCGAAAAAGCATGTCCTGGAGCGGGTGCTTGCGGTGGTATGTATACAGCAAACACAATGGCCTCTGCTATAGAGGCTTTAGGAATGTCTTTGCCGTATAACTCATCTAATCCCGCAATTAGTAACAATAAAGAAGAAGAGAGTATCGCGGCAGGACGCGCAATGCGAACACTTTTAGAAAAAGATATTAAGCCTTTAGATATAGTTACTAAAAAGTCTCTAGAGAATGCCATACGATTGGTTACTATATTAGGAGGCTCTACCAATGCCGTGTTACACTTTTTGGCAATTGCCAGAGCTGCGGATGTAGAATTCACCTTAGCAGACTTTCAGAGAATAAGTGATGAAACACCATTTTTAGCCGATCTAAAGCCTAGTGGGAAATACTTGATGGAAGATGTACACGAAGTAGGTGGAATTCCAGCTGTGCTTAAATATTTACTAAAAAAAGGATTATTGCACGGAGATTGTCTGACAGTTACTGGAAATACACTTGCAGAAAATTTATTGGATGTGCCGGATCTTTCTGAAGGACAAGACGTAATAAAATCTTTAGAAAATCCGATTAAGCCTACGGGACATCTCAGAATCATGTTTGGGAACCTAGCAGAAGATGGTTGTGTAGCAAAAATAACAGGAAAAGAAGGACTTCGTTTTCAAGGAAAAGCAATAGTTTTTAATAGCGAATATGATGCTAATGATGGAATTAGAGATGGTAAAGTAGAAAAAGGGAATGTTGTCGTCATTAGGTACGAAGGTCCTAAAGGAGGTCCCGGAATGCCAGAAATGTTAAAACCAACAGCGGCAATCATGGGAGCGGGCCTTGGTAAAGAGGTTGCACTAATTACAGACGGTAGATTCTCTGGAGGAACTCACGGGTTTGTGGTAGGACATATCACTCCAGAAGCGCAAGAAGGAGGTTTGATAGGATTGGTAGAAGATGGAGATATCATTACCATTGATGCCGAAACAAATTCTATTACAGTTGCGATAGAGGAAGAAGAAATTAAAAGAAGAAAAGCTTCTTGGGTTCAACCACCATTGAA